One window of Equus asinus isolate D_3611 breed Donkey chromosome 7, EquAss-T2T_v2, whole genome shotgun sequence genomic DNA carries:
- the PTGR3 gene encoding prostaglandin reductase 3 isoform X2 encodes MLRLVPAGARAIVDMSYARHFLDFQGSSIPRAMQKLVVTRLSPNFREAVTLRRDCPVPLPGDGDLLVRNRFVGVNASDINYSAGRYDPSVKTPFDVGFEGVGEVVALGLSASARYTVGQAVAYMAPGSFAEYTVVPASIATPVPSVKPEYLTLLVSGATAYISLKELGALSEGKKVLVTAAAGGTGQFAVQLAKKAKCHVIGTCSSDEKCAFLKSIGCNRPINYNTEHVGTVLKREYPEGVDVVYESVGGAMFDLAVDALAIKGRLIVIGFISGYQTPTGLSPVKAGALPAKLLRKSASLQGFFLNHHLPEYGAAMDHLLQLCGSGDLVCEVDLGHLSAEGRFTGLESVFRAVDYMYMGKNTGKIVVELPHSVNSKL; translated from the exons ATGCTGCGGCTAGTGCCCGCCGGGGCCCGAGCCATCGTGGACATGTCGTACGCCCGCCACTTCCTGGACTTCCAGGGCTCCTCCATCCCCCGCGCTATGCAGAAGCTGGTGGTGACCCGGCTGAGCCCCAACTTCCGCGAGGCCGTCACCCTGCGCCGGGACTGCCCCGTGCCACTCCCCGGGGACGGAGACCTCCTCGTCCGGAACCG aTTTGTTGGTGTTAATGCATCTGACATCAACTATTCAGCTGGCCGATACGACCCTTCAGTAAAGACCCCCTTCGATGTAGGTTTCGAAGGTGTGGGAGAGGTGGTGGCCTTAGGCCTGTCTGCTAGTGCCAGATACACAGTTGGCCAAGCTGTGGCTTACATGGCACCCGGCTCCTTTGCTGAGTACACCGTGGTGCCTGCCAGCATTGCAACTCCAGTGCCCTCTGTGAAACCTGAGTATCTCACCCTGCTGGTAAGTGGTGCCACTGCATACATCAGCCTGAAAGAGCTCGGAGCATTGTCGGAAGGGAAAAAAGTTTTGGTGACAGCCGCAGCTGGGGGGACGGGCCAGTTTGCCGTGCAGCTTGCAAAGAAAGCCAAGTGCCATGTAATTGGAACCTGCTCTTCTGATGAAAAGTGTGCTTTTCTGAAATCTATTGGCTGTAATCGTCCTATCAACTATAACACCGAGCACGTCGGTACTGTCCTGAAGCGGGAGTACCCCGAGGGTGTCGATGTGGTGTACGAATCCGTTGGGGGAGCCATGTTTGACTTGGCGGTAGACGCCTTGGCTATCAAAGGGCGCTTGATAGTAATTGGGTTTATCTCTGGCTACCAAACTCCTACTGGCCTATCACCTGTGAAAGCAGGAGCGTTACCAGCCAAACTGCTCAGGAAATCCGCCAGCCTCCAGGGCTTCTTCCTCAACCATCACCTTCCTGAGTATGGAGCAGCCATGGACCACTTGCTTCAGCTGTGTGGAAGTGGGGACCTGGTTTGTGAGGTGGACCTTGGCCATCTGTCTGCAGAGGGCAGGTTCACTGGCCTGGAGTCGGTATTCCGGGCTGTTGATTATATGTACATGGGGAAAAACACTGGAAAAATTGTAGTTGAATTACCTCACTCTGTCAACAGTAAGCTGTAA
- the PTGR3 gene encoding prostaglandin reductase 3 isoform X1 has product MAPGSFAEYTVVPASIATPVPSVKPEYLTLLVSGATAYISLKELGALSEGKKVLVTAAAGGTGQFAVQLAKKAKCHVIGTCSSDEKCAFLKSIGCNRPINYNTEHVGTVLKREYPEGVDVVYESVGGAMFDLAVDALAIKGRLIVIGFISGYQTPTGLSPVKAGALPAKLLRKSASLQGFFLNHHLPEYGAAMDHLLQLCGSGDLVCEVDLGHLSAEGRFTGLESVFRAVDYMYMGKNTGKIVVELPHSVNSKL; this is encoded by the coding sequence ATGGCACCCGGCTCCTTTGCTGAGTACACCGTGGTGCCTGCCAGCATTGCAACTCCAGTGCCCTCTGTGAAACCTGAGTATCTCACCCTGCTGGTAAGTGGTGCCACTGCATACATCAGCCTGAAAGAGCTCGGAGCATTGTCGGAAGGGAAAAAAGTTTTGGTGACAGCCGCAGCTGGGGGGACGGGCCAGTTTGCCGTGCAGCTTGCAAAGAAAGCCAAGTGCCATGTAATTGGAACCTGCTCTTCTGATGAAAAGTGTGCTTTTCTGAAATCTATTGGCTGTAATCGTCCTATCAACTATAACACCGAGCACGTCGGTACTGTCCTGAAGCGGGAGTACCCCGAGGGTGTCGATGTGGTGTACGAATCCGTTGGGGGAGCCATGTTTGACTTGGCGGTAGACGCCTTGGCTATCAAAGGGCGCTTGATAGTAATTGGGTTTATCTCTGGCTACCAAACTCCTACTGGCCTATCACCTGTGAAAGCAGGAGCGTTACCAGCCAAACTGCTCAGGAAATCCGCCAGCCTCCAGGGCTTCTTCCTCAACCATCACCTTCCTGAGTATGGAGCAGCCATGGACCACTTGCTTCAGCTGTGTGGAAGTGGGGACCTGGTTTGTGAGGTGGACCTTGGCCATCTGTCTGCAGAGGGCAGGTTCACTGGCCTGGAGTCGGTATTCCGGGCTGTTGATTATATGTACATGGGGAAAAACACTGGAAAAATTGTAGTTGAATTACCTCACTCTGTCAACAGTAAGCTGTAA